The segment CTTTTATTAGGACAAGCTTCATGGTTTGACTTCTTACTTagcttaaattaaatataatttgctTGTGGGTGTTCttattttcatttccttttttaCCAAATAAAACATGTCATGAATTTGGACATTTACACTAATAGTGTTTAAaagattatatttttttataaattttgaaaaatccaTGTTTTCATATTGTGTTTGCAGTTTTTCTTATCAGAGTCTAATTATATTATCATATCCAAGTGTGATAttgtaatattaaaaaaaaaatagtagtAGTGAACAAAATTTTCAAGGATAAAAGGGGAAGAAAAGTCATAATTAGCACCAACCAGTTGCCATTGTTTTTGAATGTATGTTATTCTGCATATGATTTTGCTTCGTTCCCTAAAACCATGTTTGGCAGGCTGCTATTACCACTATCACCGTCAGTGCATAAAGAGTTCCTGAGCAGCTTGACACACCCTTCAATCCTATAACATGTATATATACACGTGCTTAACTATAAATGCAATCAAAATTCAGAGTAATAATACAAAAATAGGGACTGCAAATTTGAGAGCTATGACGTTCAAAACATGTTTAGCTGTAATGATCATATCAATATTATGACGATAAAAGCAGTAAAAATATCACAAGGTCATTTTAAGACGGTTCATTTTCGTTAATCAGCTGGCATGAAGGGTTATTTGACTcccaagtaaaaataaaataaaattaggtATTTAATTTTTTGACTCATCTTGAGTATTTATGATTGGATTTGATTCGAGATGATGAACTCAGAATatgtaaataattaataatagtaagcaattttttttttcaagtttatTTATTAAGAAAACATATATAGTATACTAAACTTAAAGTAGTTACCATTGCCATATGAGGTTGGACTATTAGACGATGGTGGTGGTGGCGGCGGATTCCCAGAGGGAAACTTCAAGCCAAGGCCCTGGCAGTCAGCTCCAAAGTAACCTGCAACAAGAAGTTCAGAATTTGAAGTATTTAATCTCCTATACTCGGTTCTCTTTGCTGGGTTTTAACCTAACAAGAGAGTGGGTAGTGGCAACTTACATGGTTTAAAACAGGCTAGCCCAGAAGAATTAAACAAATTCTCAGAGTTTTGATGGCATTGGCAGATATATCCAGTTCCATTACTCACACATTCCCCATCACCGCACCAAACAAGATCACAATCTGTCAAAAGTAAAGCACCTTCTTTAATTCCTTGAGTTGGAGCTTGTATAAATATTAACCACCAATCTTAAAAATAGAGTAATTGAAAGCAATTTTCATCAATCAAAGCATTAGATATTGATTTATTCAGTTTCTTTTTATATTTGAAAGATGATATACACTTCTACATTCATATTTAAATACATGTTAAGCACAGATGTTTAGCAAAGAtattataaaagaaaattaaaaaaacttatATAACAGTGATTTATTTATACTGTTAGTCTGATTTGGTGGTGGTGGAAGAGAAGGTGGCGGTGGAGATCCTTTGCCGCAATCAAAATCGATTGTGCCTGCAATTGTTTAATTATAATTGCGGGTATTAATTTTCTTGTTCTCAACAAAGATAGATGCAAATTCATGCTAATTTTCTGTATTTAACTATTATCCGCTAATTAATTGAATGTTAATAAAGATGATGACTTAAAACTTGCACATAAATAATTTCACAAGCTTATCATGCCGCTATTTTCTAAGATAATTAAGACGAACCAAAAGTTTGGCCGATATTAGGCGGAATGGAAGCTCAGCCATAAGTAAACTGTGACCACTAATTAACATATTAAAagggtttaattaaaattatatataagtaAATATTTATGTACATtttaataagttttaaaaattttgtgtGTTAATTTAAAAATGTTTATTGTCTCAAATGTAATTTGAGTTTAAATTGCACTAATTGCATTGTTATTTGCTCTCctcttataattaaaaaaaattaagcttttaaaattttattttcacccACTTAAACCATCAACTAACAAAAACTAATTAATCATGATTTAAATctattttaatcaaataaaaataaaaatttgagattgcaataaaagaagaaaacttgaatggttatttaattttagttaaaaaaCTTAAGGATGCTTTGATCTTAGAGAGAGAGGGAGAAGGGGAAACTGACAGTTAGGAACAAGACAAGAGGGGAAGGTGAAAGGACCGATCTGAATCTTTTTCCAACCAGGTTTGCAAAGGCAGTCAAATCCAAGCAGTGAGTTGTTGGAAGCTTGACATGTTCCTTGCCCACAATCTATAACCGAGCAGAAAACACCTGCAACATGCCCACAGGTTCCATCCTCAGATATTCAAATCTCTTCATCGTAACTGAACTACGAAGACGATGGATGTTACCTTGTAATGGATTTGATGTTACATGTGAAGAAGTGGTGGTTACAGTTGTTGAGGTAGCCaaataaaaaaagagaagaaaaaggaaagaaaaaagagTGAGATGGAGACTCCGGTTGTCCATTGATTTTGGGATCAGCAAGTCGGTGTTGGTGAGTGAAGACAGCTGGAAcgtatttatagtaataaaagcAGAGCAGCCTAGCAAGTGTGTGTTAACGTTAACTCTGCCTTTGGTTTTGGTAACCTTACCGTTCCTTGGAAAACCAAGCAAAGGCTTCAATACATGCTCCATTAACCTATTCTGCTCAAATACACAATCATATTCTTTATCTAGGCTTGACCATTTTGAGTTCAGAAACTTAAATACAATCAATACATTAGCACAATATCCATAATATTTCTTTACCAATGTTAGTCAACGTTTTTTAGAATATAAGAGTTAAATTAACCTTATTaaatttagaaaattacccaCACCGCTTCATGTTACATAATTTCAATCAAATATTCCTCTcttttttaacataaaaattcatttaatctTTACATAATATCACAcattaaaaataaagataaagttttatttaattaaatttaaatccaaattcaaaatttaactCTCCaaacaaattatttaaattaaatcaaCTTTAAGTTTACAAAGCCAACTTTATTTATATCCAAAGCATAAATTTGGATTTgtaaatctaaataaaataaaaaaaggcttttttctttttgtttgtttttcaaaTCCACGTTCCAAAGGGCCAAATGGCAAATTCCATTTTGTTAATGACTCTAGAATTCCTTCCGCAATGGTATTCTCCTTCCTTATGTCATATGTTTAATTCCAGTTGCAAGTGCTCTACTGTTCGAAGAGATCAAGGATGCTGCATTTCTGAAATCGATGTCGAAGGTGATGGCAGCGCTTTGGCTGAATGGGAACTCAGGGTAATGGTTGTCCTCAGCCTAACTGTTCAACTTATACTTGTAAGTTGTGGGAATCTACGCAGAGTCAGCGGCATACATCTACGCAGAGTTACCTTGACTACCCTAACAAGGAGCCAATAACCAATCCACCGGTTCTATTTTGGACCCCATTCTTGCTCATGCATCTTCGTGGCGCCACTACCATCGCAGCTCGCTCTTTCTCACACAATGATCGATGGCCCCGACATTTCTTCGGGCTCCGTTTCCAGTGGAGTGGCTCTCTATATATATGTTAAATTCTGGACGCTAGCAGCCCCAACTATgctcattttagccattccaatctTCATTGTTGGGATTATAAAGTATGGGGAGAGGGTTTGGGCTCTCTTCCAAGCTAGCAAAATGGGGATGGAGTTTCAATCTAGTGACAAAGGTTCCCAGCTGGAAGTTGAGCTTTCACAGGGGGCTTCAGGAGGCGATATGACACTGGAGGAATTTTTGGATCAGAAACAAATTAAGTACAAATATCGGTATCTTTATCGAGCGTTTCATTATTTTCAGGTGCTCAAGCCCATGTTTTCGGATCTCAAGCTCAGAACTTACAATAAATTGAATCACATATTTGAGTTGGAGCAGGGGAGAGTTAGTGCCTATGAAGCATGTACACATAAATGCAATACAGATACAACACGATATGAATACGGCAATACGGTAATAcggtaatttaaaaaaaataaagacacGAATACAAGAAGATAtgacaataaaaaaatatttttaatatttatatatattatgttaaaatacttaatatccagcctaatattttaaatcaatttacgAATAGCCCAAAACAGAACTTGAGCTGACCACAATAATAAACCAAAAAGGCAATCCAgcctaatattttaaattaattacgaATCACTAAGAAGTGCCTTAGACTGCTTCAAATTTGTCTGAGAAAAGTAACTTTGATGACTTTGGTTGGAGTATATCCGATGTGGGATTCACCCACAGCCTCCTCCCATGGCATATCGCTACTGACGTTTTCAACGATGATCATTGTAGTGACCAATTTTGGCGCGGGCCTGCTAAAAACCccaaacatatatataattataaaataaataaataaatataaaacccAAGTTTTATAACAGTCCAAGTTACATGATTAAAGACCCAAGACCCAAATACAAGCCCGATAGGCCCAAAAAAATTACAACTTTAGAACCCTAGGGCTTTCTCTCTTCGCGCCGCAGCCATCAGCCGCCGTACAGCCCCAACGCCGCTCGTGCCTCCACGTCAACAGTCCTCGTACGCCAGTACAGCCTCGTACACACGCCACACACCCGTACCTGCAAAAGAAACAGACAAACACAACAGCAAATACAAACAAAAAAACACATattgtattttgatttattttcctctttcttttcggctttttcggctataaagccatatTTTAATCTTATAATCGGGGGAACATTTTTTACAAATGAAAATATACACAAGCAATACAAAGCGACCAAAGAGAAAGGTGATCTTCAAGTCTGTTTATCCGTTTGTTTTTTTTCTCATTCCCTTATGACTTtagtaaaaaagaaagaaacgtTTGGAACGACACCAATGCAACCCCGAATATCTCAGAAATATTGAGATACGGATGAGGGTCGGATGATATTAAGTTTCTTTTTTTATATTCGGTTTCATTTTTTAGAACAGCATTAGAtctgatgtttttttttttaaaagaaaacgaAAGAAATGAGATGGCATACATGGTTCCTCGCATGGTGCTGTCGTCGGGGAAATCTGGTTGTGGCCCGTGAATCGCTGACCACCGAATGAAATGGTGGATCGGCGGTCGCTGGAAGGAACCCTAAAAAATCGTCTTTTGGGGGCTGCAAATTAGGGATAAAATGAGGGCTGCGTTCGgtgagaaagaaaaaagaaaaagggtttcAAATAACCTGTTTATGAAAACGGCGCCATTTGGGACATTGAGGCTCCGCGCGTCGACTCGTCCCAAGACTCAGATCCACGCCTCTGTCCCTCAAATGGGGAATTTGCGATACAGGCCCCTTCCCTTTCACGCTATGTGCAAATCAACTCACATTtcgcatttctttttcttttaaaatttcccCTAATTTGCGCGTTACACCGTGGTCCGAGCTTCAAGACTGCGTTTTGGGGTGCAGGCTATTTCAGATTCATCCTCACAGATTCGTGCATGTTACACGCCGTCCCTTTGTATCTTGTTAGTTGATTTTGTTTATAATTTGTCTCTcttattttaattctattttaattaagtcccttttatttttatttttcattttgtgaTTCATTTTTGTTTTAAAGGCACATTCGACACTTTTATCTTtgttttacattttatattttagattagtttaatgcttttattttatttctcttttcttggaTCATTATTGTATTGTTTGCTTTTTTTATGTCATATTATTACAACATTTTGCACAATGCTTCGTAAATATCCTTGtatatattactattatatatatatatgctttataataaaatttaagtttattttgtGCACGTTATGTAACCCTATGTAATATTTTTAGCTACTATCATTAAATGTGAACACTCACATTTAACCTATACACTACTAACCCAAGTATTTTATAACaaagttatttttatttcatgcatattattaatattgtattattttatatacatataatttccTTCAAATATATTCTTATATTATATTACATAATTCTTATAATATATCTTTTAAATCATCGTTAtgcaagtgtatatatatatatcgatacCTAcctttgatctatatattattaaatccatatattttaatatacatTTTTGCTATTCGAATATGCTTTGTATATATGTTTTACATAAAATTTAAGTTATTTTACATTCATTTACATTAGTATATGTTTTTGTTTTACATACAATATTAAACCTACATTTTATATATAGTCTTTTTTATACAAGAGTATGCTTTTAAGTCTgtcataatttataataaaataattcaatctTGAGTACGTTTCTATAGCATTTTTACAAGCAATTATTTCtagtttatttatatacatatatatatatatataatttatgataaaatcattttttcatatatataattcatattttaattccaTTTTATCTTTGTATAAATTACTTCAAGATTTACTcatacttgtatatatatatatatgtagctaCATGCTTTATACCCATTATCCTTTCACATCTTATATATTATATAGATTATTCTCATGGTAGGGATATTACCAACCTTAAGTAAATGCTTTATGGCTAAATATTTAGTATTTTATTTGATCCAAACGTTTTTGTAACGTCTATTAAATTTTCTTTACGTATATATATGTTCTCAACTTTTCTTTTATAAATTATTCCAAACTCTAGCATATATCATTTGATTGTTAGTCCATCATTTTTAGTCTATTATTTTTATGTCACGTTGATTCTGTATCGTTtgtgtaataccccctacccgtattcattgctggaatagggtacgaggtattaccggagtttacgaatttttttttttttaggaaaactcaatataatccctttacagatatttaaccttccctgcaatattatatcgagaccaatccaaatcaaccaatccaattcaacatattttcaagataaattcatgcatatttataaaataacgtcatcacatacccaaaaccaggtttgttaaccataccaatggctaactctacattcatttcacagaatTATTTAccttattagcttatacatgccattgatttccaaaataaagtttctttatataccgaagtcctgaggttgatagtgtgatgtgtctctgaccaaatccgacctccgagctcttaacactacaaaacaggaaaaaaggaaacggggtaagcacttcgtgcttagtaagctcatgtaacaagaattatacttacctaatattttcaatacagtacaataaacattcatatatccattcaatgcattattaccctaatatgcacaaactcaacattcaagttagtacaataatttccatgtaccaataatatataccatgattgatgagctcatcaatatcataatttccatttccttgttattttttcatatttatcccgttgaatttatcggaatttcgatagATTTTCAGAgttacacttttagtgtacatttccgggtccgtcaattcatattcatgtgcgcacatttccatttcagagagcacactcccgtgaacc is part of the Gossypium arboreum isolate Shixiya-1 chromosome 5, ASM2569848v2, whole genome shotgun sequence genome and harbors:
- the LOC108452298 gene encoding uncharacterized protein LOC108452298: MEHVLKPLLGFPRNGKVTKTKGRVNVNTHLLGCSAFITINTFQLSSLTNTDLLIPKSMDNRSLHLTLFSFLFLLFFYLATSTTVTTTSSHVTSNPLQGVFCSVIDCGQGTCQASNNSLLGFDCLCKPGWKKIQIGPFTFPSCLVPNCTIDFDCGKGSPPPPSLPPPPNQTNNCDLVWCGDGECVSNGTGYICQCHQNSENLFNSSGLACFKPCYFGADCQGLGLKFPSGNPPPPPPSSNSPTSYGNGLKGVSSCSGTLYALTVIVVIAACQTWF